One genomic segment of Paenibacillus sp. FSL H8-0332 includes these proteins:
- a CDS encoding FdtA/QdtA family cupin domain-containing protein: MNMIESSIINNKKMGDDKGYLTVIEEQITVPFDIKRVFYIYGTQEDVRRGYHAHYKTRQALVSVSGSCKVYLNNTKRKTDILLDSPTKILILEPNDWHEMYDFSEDCVLLVLASHLYDAEDYIRDYEKFIEFYSEKL; the protein is encoded by the coding sequence ATGAATATGATAGAAAGTTCAATTATTAACAATAAGAAGATGGGCGATGATAAAGGCTATTTAACGGTTATTGAGGAACAAATAACCGTTCCTTTTGATATTAAACGTGTGTTTTATATTTATGGTACCCAAGAGGACGTTAGACGTGGATATCATGCCCACTACAAGACAAGACAGGCCTTGGTAAGCGTTTCTGGAAGTTGTAAGGTTTATTTAAATAATACAAAAAGAAAAACCGATATATTGTTAGATTCTCCCACGAAAATTCTAATCCTTGAGCCTAACGATTGGCATGAAATGTATGATTTTTCAGAAGATTGTGTGTTGCTTGTTCTAGCTTCTCACTTATACGACGCTGAAGATTATATTCGAGACTATGAAAAATTTATTGAATTCTATAGTGAGAAATTATAA
- a CDS encoding DegT/DnrJ/EryC1/StrS family aminotransferase: protein MIPFLNLKEINLRHEDAIMANMKSFLNSGWYILGEQVKAFESEFASYCGTTYCLGVANGLDALELIIRAYEIGPGDEVIVPSNTYIASILSISANGATPVLVEPNLLTYNLDPEKIEEYITPNTKAIMVVHLYGQACNMEPIKHIAEKYSLKIIEDCAQAHGAVYKDYKVGALGDAAAFSFYPGKNLGALGDAGAITTSDEKLYDTLHALRNYGSQKKYENIFKGYNSRLDEIQAPILSIKLKYLDQDNEYRRTIADFYLSNINNEHIVLPSVEEGPLSHVWHVFVIRTLDRTHFINYMSDNGIQTMIHYPIPPHKQEAYKEWKDLKLPISEKIHSEILSLPISPVLNMADAKRIVEVVNEYKPH from the coding sequence ATGATTCCTTTCCTTAATTTAAAGGAAATTAATTTACGCCATGAGGATGCGATTATGGCTAACATGAAAAGTTTTTTGAATTCCGGATGGTATATTTTAGGGGAACAAGTAAAAGCTTTTGAGTCCGAGTTTGCAAGTTATTGTGGGACGACGTATTGTCTTGGAGTAGCTAATGGATTAGACGCACTGGAACTAATTATTAGAGCTTATGAGATAGGTCCTGGAGATGAAGTAATTGTGCCATCAAATACTTATATCGCTTCCATACTATCTATTTCTGCAAATGGTGCTACACCTGTGTTAGTAGAGCCTAACTTACTGACATATAATTTAGACCCTGAAAAAATCGAAGAATATATAACTCCTAATACAAAAGCCATTATGGTAGTTCATCTTTATGGACAGGCATGTAATATGGAGCCAATAAAGCATATTGCAGAAAAATATAGTTTAAAAATAATTGAAGATTGTGCCCAAGCACATGGCGCTGTATATAAGGATTATAAAGTTGGAGCTTTAGGAGATGCTGCAGCGTTTAGTTTCTACCCTGGGAAAAATCTTGGAGCTTTAGGGGATGCAGGAGCCATAACAACCAGTGATGAAAAACTGTATGATACTCTTCATGCTCTAAGAAATTATGGATCACAAAAAAAATACGAGAATATCTTTAAAGGATATAATAGTAGGTTAGATGAAATACAAGCTCCTATATTAAGTATCAAATTAAAATACTTGGACCAAGATAATGAATATAGAAGAACGATTGCGGATTTCTATCTGTCCAATATTAACAATGAACATATTGTGTTACCAAGTGTAGAAGAAGGCCCATTATCACATGTTTGGCACGTATTTGTTATTAGAACTTTGGATAGAACACATTTTATTAATTATATGAGCGACAATGGAATACAGACAATGATTCATTACCCAATCCCCCCGCATAAACAAGAAGCTTATAAAGAATGGAAAGATTTGAAGCTACCAATTTCCGAGAAAATCCATTCAGAAATTTTGAGCCTTCCAATCAGCCCTGTATTAAATATGGCTGACGCGAAAAGAATTGTGGAGGTTGTAAATGAGTACAAACCGCATTAA